The following are encoded together in the Acidicapsa ligni genome:
- the rimO gene encoding 30S ribosomal protein S12 methylthiotransferase RimO, with product MSKESTSATLEPASSTAPTVGFISLGCPKNLVDSEVMMGLLDRAGARLTNNPEDAEILVVNTCSFIDSAKQESVNTILEMVQHKTSGSTKRLIVAGCLVERYRDEIQKNIPEVDAVVGTGELEAILAAAGLNMAPPAISNSPFNILTASDLVERAPSAVNKHSRPEGDLREEQGRFSRDHWDGAIASLPNYLYSDETPRILTTPKSSAYIKIAEGCDHPCGFCIIPQLRGKFRSRRFESVVAEAQNLVRQGVREITLIGQDTTCYGEDLMVNGEPMKDGLAQLLEALAGIEGLKWLRFLYAYPNKVTTKLLETIARHDNIAKYLDVPLQHSSPSVLKRMKRGGGGDIFLRMIEKARSIVPDLVVRTTFIVGFPGETDEDFQHLENFVREAKIDWLGAFPYSDEEGSPAFDLDAKVPKRTIESRRKKLMKLQQKISAERQSHWIGREMDLLVEGVSEESDLLWQGRTMLHAPEIDGKVLINDFGTEADCTPRETLVPGTFYRCEITESHHYDVVARIIE from the coding sequence GTGAGCAAAGAATCCACCTCAGCGACGCTCGAACCAGCGTCAAGCACCGCCCCAACCGTAGGCTTCATCTCCCTCGGTTGCCCCAAGAACCTCGTCGACTCCGAAGTCATGATGGGCTTGCTGGACCGCGCCGGTGCGCGTCTGACCAACAACCCCGAAGACGCCGAAATCCTCGTCGTCAACACCTGCTCCTTCATCGACTCCGCCAAGCAGGAGTCCGTGAACACCATCCTCGAGATGGTCCAGCACAAGACCTCCGGCTCCACCAAACGCCTCATCGTGGCTGGCTGCCTCGTCGAGCGCTACCGCGATGAAATCCAGAAAAACATCCCCGAAGTAGACGCCGTAGTCGGCACCGGCGAACTGGAAGCGATCCTGGCAGCAGCAGGCCTGAACATGGCCCCACCAGCGATCTCCAATTCCCCCTTCAACATCCTCACCGCCTCAGATCTGGTCGAAAGAGCCCCAAGCGCCGTAAACAAGCACAGCCGCCCCGAAGGTGACCTCCGCGAAGAGCAAGGCCGCTTCTCTCGCGACCACTGGGACGGAGCCATCGCCAGCCTCCCCAACTACCTCTACAGCGACGAAACCCCGCGCATCCTCACCACCCCCAAGTCCTCTGCCTACATCAAGATAGCCGAGGGCTGCGACCACCCCTGCGGCTTCTGCATCATCCCGCAGCTACGCGGCAAATTCCGCAGCCGCCGCTTCGAATCCGTTGTCGCTGAGGCGCAAAACCTCGTCCGTCAGGGCGTCCGCGAAATCACCCTCATCGGCCAGGACACCACCTGCTACGGCGAAGATCTTATGGTCAACGGCGAGCCCATGAAAGACGGCCTGGCCCAGCTTCTCGAAGCCCTCGCCGGCATCGAAGGCCTCAAGTGGCTGCGCTTCCTCTACGCCTACCCCAACAAGGTCACCACCAAACTCCTCGAAACCATCGCCAGGCACGACAACATCGCCAAATACCTCGACGTGCCGCTCCAGCATTCGTCCCCCTCAGTCCTCAAGCGCATGAAACGCGGCGGCGGCGGCGATATCTTCCTCCGCATGATCGAGAAAGCCCGCAGCATCGTCCCCGACCTCGTCGTCCGCACCACCTTCATCGTCGGCTTCCCCGGCGAAACCGACGAAGACTTCCAGCATCTCGAAAACTTCGTCCGCGAAGCCAAAATCGACTGGCTCGGCGCCTTCCCCTACTCCGATGAAGAAGGTTCACCCGCCTTCGACCTCGACGCCAAAGTCCCCAAGCGCACCATCGAGTCTCGCCGCAAAAAGCTCATGAAGCTCCAGCAAAAGATCAGTGCCGAACGCCAGTCCCACTGGATCGGCCGCGAGATGGACCTGTTAGTCGAAGGCGTCAGCGAAGAATCCGACCTCCTCTGGCAGGGCCGCACCATGCTCCACGCCCCGGAAATCGACGGCAAAGTCCTGATCAACGACTTCGGAACTGAAGCCGACTGCACACCGCGCGAAACACTAGTCCCAGGCACCTTCTACCGCTGCGAAATCACCGAATCCCACCACTACGACGTAGTAGCCAGAATCATCGAATAG
- a CDS encoding excisionase family DNA-binding protein → MTPTTNQAAVSISERDQRDIQDLYTKIREAEAKLVGPDGKTDLLPQNLYSFLCKLLGDLKAGNSVTILQNNAELTTVEAAKLLSVSRQFLVQLLEKGQIPFHMVGTHRRLYARDILAFKGKRDSARRKTLDDLAKAEVNDGLYDRVPLNDSDAR, encoded by the coding sequence ATGACCCCTACAACGAATCAAGCAGCGGTTTCAATTTCGGAGCGAGATCAAAGGGATATTCAGGATTTGTACACCAAGATTCGAGAGGCTGAGGCGAAGCTCGTCGGTCCGGATGGAAAGACTGATTTATTGCCTCAAAATTTGTATTCGTTTCTGTGCAAATTATTGGGAGATTTGAAGGCGGGAAACTCCGTTACGATTCTTCAGAATAATGCTGAGCTTACGACGGTGGAAGCGGCCAAGCTTTTGTCGGTTTCACGGCAGTTTTTGGTTCAGCTTCTGGAAAAGGGTCAAATTCCATTTCACATGGTTGGGACACACCGGCGGCTATACGCTCGTGACATTCTTGCTTTCAAAGGAAAACGGGATTCGGCGCGACGGAAGACGCTGGACGACCTGGCTAAGGCGGAAGTGAATGACGGTTTGTATGACCGGGTGCCTTTGAATGATTCTGACGCCCGATAA
- a CDS encoding beta-ketoacyl-ACP synthase III, whose translation MTQEFRGPHCTRAKISALGTYVPPKILTNADLEKMVDTNDQWITERTGIKERHILEKGQGTSDMAAEAARRCLAARGIEASEVDAIIIGTVTPDMMFPSTACLVQEKIGARGAWGFDVSAGCSGFVFALQAGAKLVESGAHKKVLVIGADANSRIVDYTDRTTCIIFGDGAGAVLIEPADEGEVGLIDFVHEIDGSGGPALNLAGGGSLNPATAETVASGMHFIHQDGQTVYKFAVRKMAEATTKVLERNGVEGKDLGCFIPHQANKRIITATADRIGIEPERVIINIEKYGNTSAGTIPLAMGTAMEEGKLKKGDLVLLAAAGAGFTVGATLLRWEI comes from the coding sequence TTGACTCAAGAGTTTCGTGGTCCTCATTGCACCCGAGCGAAAATCAGCGCACTCGGTACTTATGTTCCCCCTAAAATTCTGACGAATGCCGATCTTGAAAAGATGGTCGATACCAACGATCAGTGGATCACGGAGCGTACCGGGATCAAGGAACGGCACATTCTCGAAAAGGGGCAGGGAACGAGCGATATGGCTGCTGAAGCTGCCCGGCGCTGCCTGGCTGCTCGTGGCATTGAGGCCAGCGAAGTGGATGCGATCATCATCGGCACGGTTACTCCGGACATGATGTTTCCTTCGACGGCTTGTCTGGTGCAGGAGAAGATTGGGGCCAGGGGCGCGTGGGGATTTGATGTGTCGGCGGGCTGCTCGGGGTTTGTGTTTGCGCTGCAGGCGGGTGCGAAGCTGGTGGAGAGCGGCGCGCACAAAAAGGTGCTGGTGATTGGCGCGGATGCCAATTCTAGGATTGTGGATTACACGGATCGGACGACGTGCATCATCTTTGGCGACGGTGCGGGAGCTGTGTTGATTGAGCCTGCGGACGAGGGGGAAGTTGGTCTGATCGACTTTGTGCATGAGATCGATGGATCGGGTGGTCCAGCGCTGAATCTGGCCGGCGGCGGGAGCTTGAATCCTGCGACGGCGGAGACGGTGGCCAGCGGGATGCATTTCATTCACCAGGACGGTCAGACGGTTTACAAGTTTGCTGTACGCAAGATGGCTGAGGCTACGACGAAGGTGTTGGAGCGTAATGGCGTCGAGGGCAAGGACCTGGGATGTTTTATTCCGCACCAGGCGAACAAGCGGATTATTACTGCGACGGCGGACCGGATCGGGATTGAGCCGGAACGGGTGATTATCAATATTGAGAAGTATGGCAATACTTCGGCGGGGACGATTCCGCTGGCGATGGGAACGGCGATGGAAGAGGGTAAGTTGAAGAAGGGCGATCTGGTTTTGCTGGCTGCGGCCGGGGCTGGATTTACGGTTGGAGCTACGCTGCTTCGGTGGGAGATTTAG
- a CDS encoding PIN domain-containing protein — protein MILTPDNEYFVVLDACVLAPMPLCDTLLRCAEEPAFFRVLWSEQILEEVSRTLDKFGYTSSQAQRRIRFMREAFPEACLEVPPHLIEAVPNLPDPDDRHVVAAAIHGHAHAIVTANLRDFPQELLAPHEILVESPDQFLMHQFHLNRDRMLEVLDTQAGGIGRSREDVLEKLQTGVPGFVDLLCR, from the coding sequence ATGATTCTGACGCCCGATAATGAGTACTTCGTTGTGCTGGATGCCTGTGTTCTGGCTCCGATGCCGTTGTGTGACACGTTGCTGCGCTGTGCGGAAGAGCCGGCGTTTTTTCGTGTGCTGTGGAGCGAGCAGATTTTGGAAGAGGTAAGCAGAACTCTGGATAAATTTGGTTATACAAGCAGCCAGGCACAGCGGCGTATACGTTTCATGCGGGAGGCGTTTCCCGAGGCCTGCCTCGAAGTTCCGCCACACTTGATTGAAGCGGTGCCCAATCTCCCGGACCCTGACGACAGGCATGTGGTGGCTGCGGCAATTCATGGGCACGCGCATGCTATTGTCACGGCGAACCTTCGGGATTTTCCTCAGGAATTACTTGCGCCGCATGAGATTCTCGTTGAGTCTCCGGATCAGTTTCTAATGCATCAATTTCATCTCAATCGAGATCGGATGCTTGAGGTGCTTGATACTCAGGCGGGCGGAATAGGGCGGTCGAGAGAGGATGTTCTTGAAAAGCTCCAAACCGGTGTGCCTGGTTTTGTCGATCTTCTTTGTCGCTAA